A window of the Ipomoea triloba cultivar NCNSP0323 chromosome 14, ASM357664v1 genome harbors these coding sequences:
- the LOC116005096 gene encoding phospholipase A1-Igamma3, chloroplastic-like isoform X1 has product MMGSLQISLNHIFSEGLAPPLMNITKPSNSFVFPLTLLQPSWSPQKPYSLKCRVSLSAAAINAPLQRESSNKHDEEEDEDEEMYVEEDGRNLHEIWEEIQGSKDWEGLLEPMNSHLRREIIRYGEFAQACYDSFDFDPHSKYCGTCKYDGAQFFEKLGMAGRGYRISRYLYATSNINLPNFFQHSSVNRIWSQHANWMGYVAVATDEEEIRRLGRRDIVIAWRGTVTYLEWIHDLKNILHPAHFRDDPDIKIESGFFDLYTNSKKDDSCNFCSYSAREQLLAEVNRLIERYKGENLSITVTGHSLGAALALLSAYDIAEMKLNVVHQGEGETSASATKIPVSVFSFAGPRVGNLRFKERCDELGIKVLRIVNVRDKVPTVPGIIANEKFQYQKQLETTLKNFPWSYAHVGVELALDHSHSPFLKTGTDLGCAHNLEGHLHLVDGYHGQGRRFRSATGRDIALVNKDSNFLKREQGVPPRWRQDENKGMVRTSDGRWVVPERSRIEAHPPDTGHHFRKVLRLARARLHLFEKRVHVAKQ; this is encoded by the exons ATGATGGGGTCTCTCCAAATCTCTCTCAACCACATCTTTTCTGAAGGCTTGGCACCGCCATTGATGAACATAACCAAACCTTCCAATTCCTTCGTCTTTCCCTTAACACTACTACAGCCCTCGTGGTCTCCCCAAAAGCCATATTCCCTGAAATGCAGAGTTTCTCTCTCTGCAGCTGCCATTAATGCTCCACTACAGCGTGAATCATCCAATAAgcatgatgaagaagaagatgaggatgaagaaatGTATGTGGAAGAAGATGGGAGAAATCTGCATGAAATATGGGAGGAGATTCAAGGATCCAAGGATTGGGAAGGGCTACTGGAGCCCATGAACTCCCATCTTCGCCGCGAAATCATTCGGTACGGCGAGTTCGCCCAG GCCTGCTACGACTCCTTCGACTTCGACCCGCACTCCAAGTACTGCGGCACCTGCAAGTACGACGGCGCCCAG TTCTTCGAGAAGCTGGGCATGGCGGGCCGCGGCTACCGCATCAGCCGCTACCTTTACGCCACCTCCAACATTAACCTCCCCAACTTCTTCCAGCACTCCAGCGTGAACAGAATCTGGAGCCAACACGCCAACTGGATGGGCTACGTCGCTGTCGCCACGGACGAGGAGGAGATCCGACGGCTGGGCCGTCGCGACATCGTCATCGCGTGGCGTGGCACCGTCACCTACCTGGAGTGGATCCACGACCTCAAGAACATCCTCCACCCCGCCCATTTCCGCGACGACCCGGACATCAAAATCGAGTCCGGTTTCTTCGACCTCTACACCAATTCCAAGAAAGACGATTCCTGCAACTTCTGCTCATATTCCGCCCGGGAACAGCTCTTGGCCGAGGTCAACCGTTTAATCGAGAGATACAAAGGGGAGAATCTAAGCATCACTGTTACAGGGCATAGCCTCGGAGCGGCCTTGGCTCTGTTAAGCGCATACGACATTGCAGAAATGAAACTTAACGTTGTACACCAAGGCGAAGGCGAGACTTCCGCATCAGCAACTAAGATTCCGGTTTCTGTTTTCTCCTTCGCGGGTCCCAGAGTGGGCAACCTTAGATTTAAAGAAAGGTGTGACGAGCTAGGGATCAAGGTTCTGAGAATCGTTAATGTTCGCGACAAGGTTCCGACCGTGCCCGGGATTATCGCCAACGAGAAATTCCAATACCAAAAGCAACTGGAAACCACGCTCAAGAATTTCCCATGGAGCTATGCGCATGTGGGAGTGGAATTAGCGCTTGACCACTCACATTCTCCATTTCTAAAGACCGGCACCGATCTAGGCTGCGCCCATAATCTGGAAGGACACCTTCACCTCGTCGACGGATACCACGGCCAAGGCCGCCGGTTCCGGTCTGCGACGGGACGGGATATTGCGCTGGTGAACAAAGACTCCAACTTCTTGAAGCGGGAGCAAGGCGTGCCGCCGCGGTGGAGGCAGGACGAGAATAAAGGGATGGTGAGGACCAGCGATGGGCGCTGGGTGGTGCCGGAGCGCTCCAGAATCGAGGCGCATCCGCCGGACACCGGCCATCACTTCCGCAAGGTTCTCCGCCTTGCTCGGGCTAGATTACATTTATTCGAGAAAAGAGTGCACGTAGCTAAacagtaa